The uncultured Methanobrevibacter sp. genome includes a region encoding these proteins:
- a CDS encoding ABC transporter transmembrane domain-containing protein yields MIIIALIAIHTFFQMQIIELFSDALTGVKKQNVDLLLRSGLYMLMYTAFSMISIYAVSFCTTRVASNAAYILREKIFHILMNLPKVEIDKFKVSGLVTRSTRGVSSEQGFIVMILEDFILIPVTFIAIVYEIALIDTTFAIFFLGFIGVISAIVIWKMKKVVEIFFRAKKTYGKLNLLFLTKVSNISDRIPFKKQEYEAEFDEACDNSYDKNVKYIFSQYYIGPVLMWALYVFILIVLGLVNSGFTIGFETDYVIDSVIITVYIAFFITTLAHIPALIDRWPRAYATSVRLEEVLNLEDKTIKSKNTDIAPEPIEIVEEDLADGDDGGWAKRDDLINKFMTILKEDKVKIIMSVILLTVSTLCMVNAPKIAGTTIDLLISNFDSSNDTAIYTNIVLLIALYSGAYLFKLAPRRIMGPIGEKVAYDLRMKLFDKIDAVGSENIKENSKGLFFSRLNNDVMNLREFVSSKLTDIYAQFISIILVLVLIFLIDIRLGLVYLFAFLLYIASFYICDYKSKKHYENHQKHLGRMMSYFERGLANRDAFHEKGFKKINQTVIDYYSKSKNITNFMVPMTELLTNVTNISVYIVGISLFATNEIQLGTLLAIIMYAKLFNKPIKKISSSTASIENSLSSLKRIFAIIDYKKDNN; encoded by the coding sequence TTGATTATTATTGCATTGATAGCAATTCATACATTCTTTCAAATGCAGATAATCGAGTTGTTCAGTGATGCTTTGACCGGAGTTAAAAAGCAGAATGTAGATTTGCTTTTAAGGTCTGGATTATACATGTTAATGTATACGGCCTTTTCAATGATTTCAATTTATGCAGTTTCTTTTTGCACGACAAGAGTGGCTTCAAATGCTGCATATATACTTCGTGAGAAAATATTTCATATTCTAATGAACCTGCCTAAAGTGGAAATTGATAAATTTAAGGTTTCAGGGTTAGTTACACGGTCAACCAGGGGTGTGTCATCAGAACAGGGTTTTATAGTGATGATACTCGAAGATTTCATACTGATTCCTGTTACATTCATAGCAATTGTATATGAAATAGCATTGATCGATACGACTTTTGCGATATTCTTCTTAGGTTTTATTGGCGTTATTTCTGCAATTGTAATTTGGAAAATGAAAAAAGTTGTAGAAATATTTTTCAGAGCTAAAAAGACATACGGAAAACTAAACCTGTTATTCCTCACCAAAGTTAGCAATATCTCTGACAGGATTCCATTTAAAAAACAGGAGTATGAAGCTGAATTTGATGAGGCATGTGATAATTCCTATGATAAAAACGTTAAGTATATTTTTAGTCAATATTACATTGGTCCTGTGTTGATGTGGGCGTTATATGTCTTTATTCTGATAGTATTGGGATTGGTTAATTCCGGATTTACAATTGGCTTTGAAACTGACTATGTAATTGATTCAGTGATTATTACAGTATATATTGCCTTCTTCATCACTACCTTGGCACATATTCCTGCATTAATTGATAGGTGGCCACGTGCATACGCCACTTCTGTGCGTTTAGAGGAAGTATTGAATCTGGAAGATAAAACAATAAAATCCAAAAACACTGATATTGCTCCAGAACCAATAGAAATTGTTGAGGAAGATCTTGCTGATGGAGACGACGGCGGATGGGCTAAAAGAGATGATCTCATCAATAAATTCATGACCATATTGAAAGAGGATAAGGTCAAGATAATAATGTCAGTGATTTTACTTACCGTATCTACCCTGTGTATGGTTAATGCCCCTAAAATTGCAGGAACAACTATTGATTTATTGATTTCTAATTTCGATTCATCTAACGATACTGCTATCTACACAAATATTGTCCTGTTGATTGCATTATACTCAGGGGCATATCTGTTTAAATTGGCTCCAAGAAGGATTATGGGTCCTATCGGTGAAAAAGTAGCATATGATTTAAGAATGAAATTATTTGACAAGATTGATGCTGTCGGTTCTGAAAACATTAAAGAAAATTCAAAGGGCCTTTTCTTTTCCAGATTAAACAACGATGTGATGAACCTCAGAGAGTTTGTCTCTTCCAAATTAACTGATATTTATGCGCAATTCATATCAATAATCCTTGTACTTGTATTAATATTTTTAATAGACATTAGATTGGGCTTAGTGTATCTGTTTGCATTCCTACTATATATTGCTAGCTTTTATATATGTGATTATAAATCTAAAAAGCATTATGAGAATCATCAAAAGCATTTAGGACGAATGATGAGCTATTTTGAAAGAGGTCTCGCGAATCGTGATGCCTTCCATGAAAAAGGATTTAAAAAAATCAATCAAACTGTAATTGACTATTATTCTAAATCCAAAAACATCACTAATTTTATGGTGCCTATGACAGAATTATTAACAAATGTAACTAATATTAGTGTTTATATTGTCGGAATTTCCTTGTTTGCAACTAATGAAATCCAGTTAGGAACCCTATTGGCGATTATCATGTATGCAAAGTTATTTAATAAACCTATTAAAAAAATAAGTAGCTCAACAGCATCTATTGAAAATTCATTATCAAGTCTCAAAAGGATATTTGCGATTATAGACTATAAAAAAGATAATAATTAA
- a CDS encoding MarR family winged helix-turn-helix transcriptional regulator, whose amino-acid sequence MTPRDFTYLLNIYYHKNCSQRELADLLIVSEANAGQIIRRLEKNKLVTRDFDEKNKSRRIINLTNEGTHLVLSLLDAAKKWESKFFERYAPEDKEKFKTMISDYYQLSVNDK is encoded by the coding sequence TCCTCGTGATTTTACTTATTTGCTGAACATTTATTATCATAAGAATTGTTCACAAAGAGAACTTGCCGACTTGTTAATAGTCTCAGAAGCCAATGCAGGCCAAATTATTAGACGTCTGGAGAAAAACAAGCTGGTTACAAGAGATTTTGATGAAAAAAATAAAAGCAGAAGAATAATCAACCTAACAAATGAAGGCACACACCTTGTTTTATCCTTATTAGATGCCGCCAAAAAATGGGAATCAAAATTTTTTGAAAGATATGCACCTGAAGATAAAGAGAAATTCAAAACAATGATTTCAGATTATTATCAGTTATCCGTTAATGACAAATAA
- a CDS encoding flavodoxin family protein, with product MAKKIIILNGSPRKKGNTSSITAEFIKGATEAGNEVEEFMLSSMKINGCIGCWKGGKNIEHPCAQKDDMDEIYPKYVDADIVVLASPLYYWNISGFLKNAFDRLFAVAECDNYKNPVKDSILIMAAEGSGFEESELWYDNLEKHMGWKSIAKILCSHVTQPGDSEGKPELKQAYELGKSIN from the coding sequence ATGGCTAAAAAAATAATTATTTTAAACGGAAGTCCAAGAAAAAAAGGAAATACCTCTTCAATTACAGCAGAGTTCATTAAAGGTGCAACAGAAGCCGGAAACGAAGTTGAAGAATTCATGCTTTCATCAATGAAAATTAACGGATGCATAGGCTGCTGGAAAGGAGGAAAAAATATCGAACACCCATGTGCACAAAAGGACGATATGGATGAAATATATCCAAAATATGTCGATGCTGATATCGTGGTTTTAGCATCTCCATTATATTACTGGAACATTTCAGGATTTCTTAAGAACGCTTTTGACCGCTTGTTTGCCGTTGCAGAATGTGACAATTATAAAAATCCAGTAAAAGACAGTATTCTTATTATGGCTGCAGAAGGTAGTGGATTTGAAGAAAGCGAGTTATGGTATGACAATTTAGAAAAACATATGGGATGGAAAAGTATCGCCAAAATCTTATGCAGTCATGTAACACAGCCAGGAGATAGCGAAGGAAAACCTGAATTAAAACAAGCATACGAGCTTGGAAAATCAATTAACTAA